A single window of Agromyces aureus DNA harbors:
- a CDS encoding dipeptidase — MSGPMLIDGLQCGRYDRESLADLRDAGVGAVTITASFWESSLETMDALATWNDLVRENDDVALLVRTAEDIDAAHASNRVGIVLGTQNASLFDDRLGFVEHFWNMGVRVVQLTYNTQNAIGGSCYEPVDSGLSRFGREIVTEMNRLGMVVDLSHVGDITGVDAIEHSTRPVAINHANAASLYAHPRNKGDRVLDALVAHGGVLGVCTYNNIAGDYARDVRGAAELVVRHVEKLGVEHVAFGSDMSPGAPEDDVQWMRKGRWTRSDQQGAVLADAPPPPEEWMDSPAKIGELASYLVESGLLGAVETDAVFSGNWLRIYREGFVAR, encoded by the coding sequence ATGAGCGGACCGATGCTGATCGACGGTCTGCAGTGCGGCCGCTACGATCGCGAGTCCCTCGCAGACCTGCGCGACGCGGGCGTCGGCGCCGTGACGATCACCGCCTCGTTCTGGGAGAGCTCGCTCGAGACGATGGACGCGCTCGCGACCTGGAACGACCTCGTGCGGGAGAACGACGACGTCGCCCTGCTCGTGCGGACGGCCGAGGACATCGATGCCGCCCACGCCTCGAACCGGGTCGGCATCGTGTTGGGCACGCAGAACGCGTCGCTCTTCGACGACCGCCTCGGCTTCGTCGAGCACTTCTGGAACATGGGCGTGCGCGTCGTGCAGCTCACGTACAACACGCAGAACGCGATCGGCGGCTCCTGCTACGAGCCCGTCGACAGCGGCCTGTCCCGGTTCGGCCGGGAGATCGTGACCGAGATGAACCGACTGGGCATGGTCGTCGACCTCTCGCACGTCGGCGACATCACGGGCGTCGACGCGATCGAACACTCGACCCGGCCGGTCGCGATCAACCACGCGAACGCCGCATCGCTCTACGCCCACCCCCGCAACAAGGGGGACCGCGTGCTCGACGCGCTCGTCGCGCACGGCGGGGTGCTCGGCGTGTGCACGTACAACAACATCGCGGGCGACTACGCGCGCGATGTGCGCGGGGCGGCCGAGCTCGTCGTGCGGCACGTCGAGAAGCTCGGGGTCGAGCACGTGGCCTTCGGCTCGGACATGTCGCCCGGCGCGCCCGAAGACGACGTGCAGTGGATGCGCAAGGGTCGGTGGACCCGGTCCGATCAGCAGGGCGCCGTGCTCGCCGACGCGCCGCCGCCGCCCGAGGAGTGGATGGACTCGCCCGCCAAGATCGGCGAACTCGCCTCGTACCTCGTCGAATCGGGCCTGCTCGGCGCCGTCGAGACCGACGCCGTGTTCTCGGGCAACTGGTTGCGGATCTACCGCGAGGGGTTCGTCGCCCGGTGA
- a CDS encoding BatC protein: MSIGDDDITREDLSEANPTDRGGEGSGDGGANPHGHDGGADGAADAGEGTADGGANPDGHDGGADGSADAGEGTADGGANAEGHDGGADGSA, translated from the coding sequence ATGTCCATCGGAGACGACGACATCACGCGCGAAGACCTGTCCGAGGCGAATCCGACCGACCGGGGCGGCGAGGGCTCCGGCGACGGCGGTGCCAACCCGCACGGTCACGACGGCGGGGCCGACGGCGCCGCCGACGCGGGCGAGGGCACGGCCGACGGCGGGGCGAACCCCGACGGCCACGACGGTGGAGCCGACGGCTCGGCAGATGCCGGTGAGGGTACGGCCGACGGCGGGGCGAATGCCGAAGGGCACGACGGCGGCGCCGACGGATCGGCGTAG
- a CDS encoding cupin domain-containing protein, whose translation MPTDRFADEVWSRSALLSRADELPSAFDDLFSAGAVDELITRRGVRSPFIRMARDGSVLAVSAYTAPGGFGAEVGDQVSSERVFERFADGATIVLQGLHRLWPPLIDFTRELVDELGHPAQVNAYVTPPSAQGFDPHYDTHDVFVLQIAGEKHWRIHAPVHVDPLASQPWGDHREAVAEAALAEPIIDAVLRPGDALYLPRGWIHSATAGGEATSVHLTIGMSAYTHADVVSALVARVGDSERLRAALPLGVDFDDPAQFAGILRETAAALDELVGRADAADTAAVLARRFDRDTRPEPVAPLATLAALADLDGSSTIRWRGSLRARIEAADGRVRIVTRTKTLSLPVEAEAAIRRLAEGRGVVIGKLPGLDQASAVVVARRLVREGIAVTPA comes from the coding sequence ATGCCCACCGACCGGTTCGCCGACGAGGTCTGGTCTCGGTCGGCCCTGCTCTCGCGGGCCGATGAGCTGCCGTCGGCCTTCGACGACCTCTTCAGCGCCGGCGCCGTCGACGAACTGATCACACGGCGCGGCGTGCGCTCGCCGTTCATCCGCATGGCTCGCGACGGCAGCGTGCTGGCCGTCTCGGCGTACACGGCCCCGGGCGGCTTCGGTGCCGAGGTCGGCGACCAGGTGTCGAGCGAGCGCGTGTTCGAGCGCTTCGCCGACGGCGCGACGATCGTGCTGCAGGGCCTGCACCGCCTCTGGCCGCCCCTGATCGACTTCACGCGCGAGCTCGTCGACGAGCTGGGGCATCCGGCGCAGGTGAACGCGTACGTGACGCCGCCCTCGGCGCAGGGCTTCGACCCGCACTACGACACCCACGACGTGTTCGTGCTGCAGATCGCGGGCGAGAAGCACTGGCGGATCCACGCGCCCGTGCACGTCGACCCGCTCGCCTCGCAGCCATGGGGCGATCACCGTGAGGCGGTCGCGGAGGCCGCGCTCGCCGAGCCGATCATCGACGCGGTGCTGCGGCCGGGCGACGCGCTCTACCTGCCGCGCGGCTGGATCCACTCGGCGACCGCGGGCGGCGAGGCCACCTCGGTGCACCTCACGATCGGCATGTCCGCGTACACGCACGCCGACGTGGTGAGCGCGCTCGTCGCCCGTGTCGGCGACAGCGAGCGCCTGCGCGCCGCCCTGCCGCTCGGCGTCGACTTCGACGATCCAGCGCAGTTCGCGGGCATCCTCCGCGAGACGGCGGCGGCGCTCGACGAGCTCGTCGGGCGAGCGGATGCCGCGGACACGGCGGCCGTGCTCGCGCGCCGTTTCGACCGCGACACCAGGCCCGAGCCCGTCGCACCGCTCGCCACGCTCGCCGCACTCGCCGACCTCGACGGGTCGTCGACGATCCGGTGGCGGGGCTCGCTGCGCGCCCGCATCGAGGCCGCCGACGGTCGGGTGCGCATCGTGACGCGCACGAAGACCCTGTCGTTGCCGGTCGAGGCCGAGGCTGCGATCCGTCGCCTCGCCGAGGGCAGGGGCGTCGTGATCGGCAAGCTGCCGGGGCTCGACCAGGCCAGCGCCGTGGTGGTCGCACGCAGGCTCGTGCGCGAGGGGATCGCGGTGACGCCGGCGTGA